A genomic window from Paucibacter sp. KCTC 42545 includes:
- a CDS encoding glutathione S-transferase family protein — protein sequence MNSAALPLSVLGKASSINVRKVLWLCAELDLPISHEAWGSGERDTQVPEFLALNPNAMVPVIRDGEFVLWESNTICRYLALRQGRFDLLPADPQGRARVEQWMDWQATELNNSWRYAFMSLVRQSPAHADPQQLAAGIANWHRHMQMLDAQLQRSGGPFVLGDSFTLADIVLGLSTHRWMMAPLPAEQRPALPAVQAFYEILSQRPGFLAHGRNGMP from the coding sequence ATGAATTCAGCGGCATTGCCATTGAGCGTTCTGGGCAAGGCGAGTTCCATCAATGTGCGCAAGGTCTTGTGGCTGTGCGCGGAGTTGGACTTGCCCATCAGCCACGAAGCCTGGGGCTCGGGCGAGCGCGATACCCAGGTGCCTGAGTTCCTGGCGCTCAACCCCAATGCGATGGTGCCGGTGATTCGCGATGGTGAGTTTGTGCTGTGGGAGTCCAACACCATTTGCCGCTATCTGGCCTTGCGCCAAGGCCGCTTTGACTTGCTGCCTGCCGACCCGCAAGGCCGCGCGCGGGTGGAGCAATGGATGGACTGGCAGGCGACCGAGCTGAACAATTCCTGGCGCTATGCCTTCATGAGCTTGGTGCGGCAAAGCCCCGCGCATGCGGACCCGCAGCAACTGGCCGCGGGCATTGCCAACTGGCATCGGCATATGCAGATGCTGGACGCGCAGCTGCAGCGCAGCGGCGGGCCGTTTGTGCTGGGTGACAGCTTCACCTTGGCCGACATCGTGCTGGGCTTGTCCACCCACCGCTGGATGATGGCGCCGCTGCCGGCCGAGCAAAGACCCGCGCTGCCGGCGGTGCAGGCTTTTTACGAGATCTTGAGCCAGCGACCCGGCTTTCTGGCCCATGGGCGCAATGGCATGCCCTGA